A single Drosophila miranda strain MSH22 chromosome XR, D.miranda_PacBio2.1, whole genome shotgun sequence DNA region contains:
- the LOC108165591 gene encoding THO complex protein 7: MNDEEIIKQRLLIDGDGTGEDRRLNMLLKQFLKFENAKNDSPETSQIMYDRLMAQFAQCKLTALKNVETLQMVKEERENYSKLVEQHEESIELAKEEIEASKKELVTAKHIRKNKMEYDLLASLIDQQPDRNGSQKHIEIIKKEIDDLVQKKLKMKRKFQKRRNDFTLLMYSIHELEQQLDQENSSSSSSSSSSESDPTSHPDLDDNNGIMEVSDDEDDDLNNSSPTKFDGVRGEVKLPSVSTEDSKAMSVEEDAVLELSIDKDEHDVDVVVAC; the protein is encoded by the exons ATGAACGACG AGGAAATTATAAAGCAGCGACTTCTTATTGATGGCGACGGCACTGGAGAGGACCGACGCCTGAATATGCTTCTAAAGCAGTTTCTTAAGTTTGAAAACGCCAAAAACGACTCGCCGGAAACTAG CCAAATTATGTATGACCGTCTGATGGCTCAATTTGCCCAGTGCAAGCTGACGGCGTTGAAAAACGTGGAGACTCTGCAAATGGTCAAAGAGGAGCGAGAGAACTACAGCAAGCTTGTGGAACAGCACGAGGAGAGCATCGAACTGGCCAAGGAGGAGATCGAAGCCAGTAAGAAGGAGCTGGTGACAGCTAAGCATATacgaaaaaataaaatggaatatgATTTGTTGGCCTCGCTCATCGACCAGCAACCCGATCGGAACGGCAGCCAGAAGCACATCGAAATCATCAAAAAAGAGATTGATGACCTTGTCCAAAAGAAACTTAAAATGAAACGCAAGTTTCAGAAGCGCCGCAATGACTTTACTCTTCTGATGTACAGTATCCACGAGCTGGAACAACAATTAGATCAGGAAAACagctcctcgtcctcgtcttcATCCTCTAGCGAGAGCGATCCCACATCACACCCAGACTTGGACGACAACAATGGCATAATGGAGGTCAGTGACGACGAAGACGATGATCTGAATAATAGTAGTCCTACCAAGTTCGATGGAGTCCGAGGAGAAGTTAAACTCCCCTCCGTCTCTACAGAAGACTCCAAAGCCATGTCTGTAGAAGAGGATGCTGTGCTCGAACTAAGCATTGACAAAGATGAGCACGATGTAGACGTTGTGGTTGCCTGTTAG
- the LOC108151530 gene encoding nitrilase and fragile histidine triad fusion protein NitFhit, giving the protein MSTLVKIIRQSISSQNRQQQLRKMASGTEKIINGQSATVAVGQMRSTNDKVWNLNQVKELIKKAKSENAQMLFLPECCDFVGESRTQTIELAERLDGKLVAEYKELARCHQIWLSLGGIHELNDQGKIYNAHVLVSAKGELAGVYRKMHLFDATTKEIRLRESDTVSPGERLERPVATPAGQVGLQICYDLRFAEPAVLLRKLGAQILTYPAAFTYATGKAHWEILLRARAIETQCFVIAAAQQGWHNQKRQSWGHSMIISPWGKVLADCGGEKDLDIGTAKIDLSTLDSLYQSMPCFEHRRNDLYSLTAYNIRSREPDTDRAFAENMVDKRTIFYESEHCFAFTNLRCVVEGHVLVSTKRVTPRLCGLDCAEITDMFATVCMVQRLLEKIYQTTSATVTVQDGAQAGQTVPHVHFHVMPRRKGDFGHNDQIYVKLEDCTESKPPRTLQERIDEAQVYRTYLSDS; this is encoded by the coding sequence ATGTCAACCTTAGTCAAAATTATCCGTCAAAGTATTTCCAGCCAAAATCGACAGCAACAACTACGTAAAATGGCGAGCGGAACGGAAAAAATTATAAACGGTCAAAGTGCGACCGTTGCCGTGGGGCAGATGCGCTCCACCAACGACAAGGTCTGGAATCTAAACCAGGTGAAGGAACTCATAAAGAAAGCCAAATCTGAGAACGCACAAATGCTCTTTCTTCCCGAATGCTGCGACTTTGTGGGCGAAAGCCGCACCCAGACAATCGAGCTGGCAGAAAGGCTGGATGGGAAGCTAGTGGCAGAATACAAAGAACTGGCCAGGTGCCACCAGATATGGCTCTCCCTCGGGGGCATACATGAATTGAACGATCAGGGGAAAATCTACAATGCCCATGTTCTGGTCAGCGCGAAGGGCGAGCTGGCTGGCGTCTACCGCAAGATGCACCTGTTTGATGCCACCACAAAGGAAATACGGCTACGCGAATCAGATACAGTGTCACCTGGGGAGCGTCTGGAAAGGCCAGTGGCAACCCCTGCCGGCCAAGTTGGTCTACAGATTTGTTACGATCTTCGTTTTGCTGAGCCGGCTGTCTTGCTAAGGAAGTTGGGAGCCCAAATTCTAACGTATCCAGCTGCCTTTACCTATGCTACAGGCAAAGCGCATTGGGAGATTCTTCTGCGTGCCAGGGCGATTGAGACGCAGTGTTTCGTGATCGCCGCAGCCCAACAAGGATGGCATAATCAGAAGCGACAAAGCTGGGGTCACAGCATGATCATCAGTCCCTGGGGAAAGGTCTTGGCCGATTGCGGCGGTGAAAAAGATTTGGATATAGGCACAGCCAAAATAGACCTTTCCACTCTTGACTCGCTTTATCAGAGCATGCCCTGCTTCGAGCATCGCCGCAATGATCTTTACAGCTTGACGGCTTACAACATTCGTAGCAGGGAACCCGACACGGATCGTGCCTTTGCGGAGAACATGGTGGACAAACGAACCATTTTCTACGAATCGGAGCACTGCTTTGCATTTACCAATCTGCGTTGCGTGGTCGAGGGTCACGTCTTGGTGTCTACCAAGCGAGTAACACCGCGTTTGTGCGGACTCGATTGTGCCGAGATCACAGACATGTTCGCCACTGTTTGCATGGTCCAGCGGCTGCTGGAGAAGATCTATCAAACCACATCGGCCACAGTCACTGTGCAGGATGGTGCCCAAGCCGGGCAGACCGTTCCCCATGTCCACTTCCATGTCATGCCGCGTCGCAAAGGAGATTTTGGTCACAACGATCAGATCTATGTGAAGTTGGAGGACTGCACCGAAAGCAAGCCACCGCGCACACTACAAGAGAGGATTGATGAGGCTCAGGTTTACCGTACCTATCTGAGCGATAGCTAA
- the LOC108151529 gene encoding glycerol kinase, translating into METPSDTAVAGPFVGAIDEGTTSARFIIFRAGTDDIVCYHQIEVPSIFQKEGWCEQDPMVIVNTVNECIAGATKKLTSLGGQIKDIITIGITNQRESTVIWDRNTGQPLANAIIWLDNRTTSTVEELLEAIPNNARNINYLRPLCGLPLSPYFSGVKLRWLRDNVPTVKAAMDSGVAMFGTIDTWLMYNLTGGKNGGVHKTDVTNASRTMLMNIETLQWDPNLLKFFGLPKTILPEICSSAEFYGSLAQGVLKGTSITADLGDQQAALVGQQCLSKGQAKATYGTGCFLLYNTGPSIVHSQHGLLTTVGYQLGRKATPYYALEGSVSIAGAAFNWLRDNIGLIQNSGQIEAMAATVDNSLDVYFVPAFNGLYAPYWNQDARGVICGLSEETTSEHIVRATLEAVCFQVRDILDSMHKDCKIPLAKLMVDGGMTVNNLFLQLQSDLVGIHVLRAKIAETTALGAAMAAYKAVENRYSMEAPLSKSGPREPVKPTIGSTERNLRYQKWKMAIDRSLNWETSTLPQGEREAFDGA; encoded by the exons ATGGAAACTCCAAGTGATACAGCTGTTGCAGGCCCGTTTGTAGGAGCCATTGATGAGGGCACCACCTCGGCCCGCTTCATAATATTCCGCGCTGGCACTGATGACATTGTCTGCTACCATCAGATCGAGGTTCCCTCTATATTCCAGAAGGAGGGCTGGTGTGAACAAGATCCCATGGTTATAGTGAACACCGTTAACGAGTGCATCGCAGGAGCTACCAAGAAGCTTACCTCTCTCGGTGGACAAATCAAG GATATCATCACGATTGGAATAACGAACCAGCGGGAGTCTACCGTAATTTGGGACCGGAACACAGGCCAACCCCTGGCTAACGCTATAATATGGCTGGACAATCGCACTACGAGTACAGTAGAGGAGCTCCTGGAGGCCATTCCCAACAATGCCAGAAATATCAACTACCTGCGCCCCCTCTGTGGATTGCCGCTCTCTCCGTACTTCTCGGGAGTAAAGCTGCGTTGGCTACGGGACAATGTCCCGACGGTCAAGGCGGCAATGGACAGTGGAGTGGCAATGTTTGGAACCATCGACACTTGGCTGATGTATAACCTAACGGGTGGCAAGAATGGCGGTGTCCACAAGACGGACGTGACCAACGCTTCGCGAACGATGCTGATGAATATTGAAACCCTTCAGTGGGATCCCAATCTGCTGAAATTCTTTGGGCTACCCAAGACCATCTTGCCAGAGATTTGTTCCAGCGCAGAGTTTTATGGCAGCTTAGCGCAGGGCGTTCTCAAGGGGACAAGTATAACTGCGGACTTGGGGGATCAGCAAGCAGCGCTCGTCGGACAACAGTGTCTTTCTAAAGGCCAGGCCAAGGCCACGTATGGCACTGGTTGCTTTCTGCTCTATAACACGGGACCGTCCATTGTGCACTCCCAGCACGGACTGCTAACGACAGTGGGCTATCAATTGGGACGGAAGGCCACTCCGTACTACGCTTTGGAAGGGAGTGTGTCCATAGCTGGAGCTGCTTTTAATTGGCTGCGCGACAACATTGGTCTTATTCAAAACTCCGGGCAGATCGAGGCTATGGCTGCCACAGTGGATAACTCTTTAGATGTCTACTTTGTGCCGGCCTTTAACGGATTGTACGCTCCTTACTGGAATCAAGATGCCAGGGGCGTCATATGTGGGTTGAGTGAGGAGACCACCAGTGAACATATTGTCCGCGCCACACTGGAGGCGGTCTGCTTTCAGGTCCGCGATATTCTCGACTCTATGCACAAGGATTGCAAGATCCCACTGGCCAAGCTGATGGTCGATGGGGGTATGACGGTTAACAACCTGTTCCTGCAGCTGCAGTCGGATTTAGTCGGAATTCATGTGCTTAGGGCCAAGATAGCAGAGACAACAGCGCTG GGCGCAGCAATGGCAGCGTACAAGGCTGTCGAAAATCGGTATTCCATGGAGGCTCCCCTTTCCAAATCAGGACCCAGGGAACCTGTCAAGCCGACGATAGGTTCTACTGAACGCAATCTTCGCTAccaaaaatggaaaatggccATTGATCGATCCCTGAACTGGGAGACCTCCACTCTGCCCCAGGGCGAGCGCGAGGCTTTTGATGGAGCGTAA
- the LOC108151532 gene encoding uncharacterized protein C3orf38 homolog isoform X2 yields the protein MQLAKSTTKNVCKIKDPEEALDYLIAHVEDIHILLSKRLITRELLFMYVHRRLPGIATNFTKADLVSKVIKYWEQQQTVEPINTPKNEEEYPIHTMARKFGEWFFERFNSDCLSLVDLWNDAALHLTILASDGVSVHECETAPEVLTVLISTRNQFGFVFNPNLTHGGIQGRMDSYGQVLVLSCGTLHTTESCVGVFECVFALLRDPYSENNWKPKRLKCLLKSEVEPRILHSLRECETLQTALALPVPNEELD from the exons ATGCAGTTGGCCAAGAGTACGACAAAAAATGTGTGTAAAATCAAAGATCCTGAGG AAGCCTTGGACTACCTAATAGCACATGTGGAGGACATACACATTTTATTGTCCAAACGTCTCATCACGCGCGAACTTCTGTTTATGTATGTGCACAGACGCTTACCGGGAATAGCCACAAACTTCACCAAGGCGGATTTGGTATCGAAAGTGATCAAATATtgggagcagcagcaaaccGTAGAACCTATTAATACGCCCAAAAACGAAGAGGAGTATCCCATTCACACAATGGCTCGGAAATTCGGCGAATGGTTTTTTGAACGCTTTAATTCTGACTGTCTCAGCCTTGTAGATTTGTGGAACGATGCGGCCTTGCACTTAACAATTTTGGCCAGCGATGGGGTTAGTGTGCACGAGTGTGAGACGGCTCCAGAGGTACTTACAGTACTTATAAGCACAAGAAACCAATTTGGCTTCGTCTTTAATCCAAACCTAACCCACGGTGGAATACAAGGGCGCATGGATTCCTATGGTCAGGTCTTGGTGCTCTCCTGTGGCACTCTTCACACAACCGAGTCCTGTGTTGGGGTTTTTGAGTGCGTGTTTGCACTGTTACGTGACCCCTATTCGGAAAACAATTGGAAGCCCAAGAGATTGAAATGTTTGCTAAAGAGTGAGGTTGAGCCCCGCATCCTCCATAGCCTGAGAGAGTGCGAAACTCTGCAGACAGCTCTGGCACTGCCAGTGCCTAACGAAGAGCTGGACTAG
- the LOC108151528 gene encoding serine/threonine-protein kinase prp4: MSDEKSGEEHRAKLKKQKKHKKHKKSTSSKSDKEKHVHKRHKKSKKRHHHHSESSHDSDGTEHPSAKQQKSYGLSEKFSEIMQKASRNGAELCISSSKLQTDPCSLVEEITKTIQNKVLPVLEVASSSSESDVPMDVASPIIAAIIEDELNLEDLMKQKALLQARLGAYMSDPDADERSEPNSRAQSVQSKQIASKGQSQPLFQPQATATSKNVNNKQSSIHNSNESDVILLDDSSGGQRTPSPTPEKRRRQAPASPAAPRSRVRGDTVLGRRERRSRDRDQARSRTPPRRRMEEQIRPRSQSSQRRNHQQNNRNMEDLRQEINRDKQRERHEHSRDRERRGPGSGTDRPQATAEQRAGRPRERDSRFNRQRSHSRSKFESDRRRERARFQDRDRGGFGGNNRGGARGGVDNDRDRYKGSLSEGQKIHDKESSDDEVNLDIDINEDDDDEERIIEQRRKKREELLKKLGTGQESPTPQNSNSYESRSTSAGSSQRDRQPRTPTPTLNDLDHPKEQQQLDNSNSQKNSSGKEKRNEWDMFADQDVDSNFDSPSTIIHNKHQHENPALTDNWDDAEGYYRVRIGEVLDNRYLVSGYTGQGVFSNVVRGRDQARGQANVAIKIIRNNEIMHKTGLRELEILKKLNDADPEDRFHCLRLNRHFFHKQHLCMVFEPLAMNLREVLKKYGKNVGLHIKAVRSYTQQLFLALKLLKKTGILHADIKPDNILVNENNLILKLCDFGSASAISDNEITPYLVSRFYRSPEIILGIPYDYGIDTWSAGCTIYELYTGKILFSGKSNNQMLKFFMDVKGKIPNRIVRKGQFREQHFDQNCNFLYHEIDKLTEREKIVVMPVVKPSRSLQQELIADQNLPDDQHRKVTQLKDLLENMFALDPAKRISLNQSLMHPFIQEKM, translated from the exons ATGAGTGACGAAAAGAG TGGAGAGGAGCATCGAGCCAAGCTCAAGAAGCAAAAGAAACATAAGAAACACAAAAAGTCCACATCCAGCAAGAGTGACAAAGAGAAACATGTCCACAAAAGGCACAAAAAGTCAAAGAAGCGTCACCACCACCATAGCGAGTCTTCCCATGACTCCGACGGTACAGAACATCCAAGCGCCAAACAACAGAAAAGCTATGGACTTAGCGAGAAGTTTTCTGAAATCATGCAGAAGGCAAGCCGCAATGGCGCCGAATTGTGCATCTCTAGCTCGAAATTGCAAACAGACCCGTGTAGTCTCGTGGAGGAAATTACAAAGACCATACAGAACAAGGTTCTCCCAGTTTTGGAGGTGGCCAGTTCGAGCAGCGAGAGTGATGT CCCCATGGATGTTGCTAGTCCGATTATTGCTGCCATCATCGAAGATGAGTTGAATTTAGAGGACCTGATGAAGCAGAAGGCATTGCTACAGGCTCGCCTGGGCGCGTACATGTCGGACCCGGACGCTGATGAAAGAAGTGAACCCAACTCACGAGCACAATCGGTGCAGTCCAAGCAAATAGCCAGCAAGGGCCAATCGCAGCCCTTATTCCAACCGCAGGCTACTGCAACTAGTAAAAATGTTAATAATAAACAGTCTAGCATCCATAACTCAAATGAATCCGATGTTATATTATTGGATGATTCTAGCGGAGGCCAGCGCACGCCCTCGCCTACGCCAGAGAAGCGAAGACGACAAGCACCAGCATCCCCAGCAGCGCCTAGAAGTCGAGTACGCGGCGATACGGTTCTTGGAAGGCGTGAGCGACGCTCTAGAGACCGGGATCAGGCGCGTAGCCGCACTCCCCCTCGCCGGCGTATGGAGGAACAAATTCGGCCCCGCAGTCAAAGCTCCCAACGACGGAATCATCAACAGAACAATCGTAACATGGAAGACTTACGCCAGGAGATCAATCGCGATAAACAGCGAGAAAGGCATGAGCATAGCCGGGATCGGGAGCGCCGTGGACCAGGATCTGGCACAGACAGGCCACAAGCCACAGCCGAACAACGTGCTGGTCGTCCACGGGAGAGAGACAGTCGCTTCAATCGCCAGCGGTCTCACAGTCGCAGTAAGTTTGAGTCGGACAGGCGCCGTGAACGTGCGCGCTTCCAAGATCGGGATCGCGGTGGCTTTGGTGGTAATAATCGTGGTGGAGCACGAGGCGGCGTGGACAACGACCGAGATCGTTACAAAGGCTCACTGAGCGAAGGCCAGAAGATTCACGACAAGGAGAGCAGTGACGATGAGGTTAATCTGGACATTGACATCAACGAggatgacgatgatgaggaACGTATCATTGAGCAGCGTCGGAAGAAGCGCGAAGAGCTTCTCAAG AAACTAGGAACAGGGCAGGAATCGCCCACGCCTCAAAATTCCAACTCCTATGAGTCTCGTAGCACTTCAGCGGGCTCGTCGCAACGGGATCGCCAACCAAGAACTCCCACACCCACGCTCAATGACTTGGATCAccccaaggagcagcagcagttggACAATTCCAACAGCCAAAAGAATAGTTCAGGAAAAGAGAAACGCAATGAGTGGGACATGTTTGCTGATCAGGATGTTGATTCCAATTTCGAT TCGCCCAGTACAATTATTCACAACAAGCATCAGCATGAGAATCCTGCCCTTACTGACAACTGGGATGACGCGGAGGGATATTATCGTGTGCGCATTGGTGAGGTTCTAGACAATCGCTACTTGGTCAGTGGCTATACGGGTCAAGGTGTGTTCAGTAATGTGGTGCGTGGCCGTGATCAGGCTCGGGGACAGGCCAATGTGGCAATCAAGATCATTCGCAACAACGAAATAAT GCACAAAACCGGGCTGCGAGAGCTTGAAATCCTTAAGAAACTGAACGACGCTGATCCCGAAGATCGTTTCCACTGCCTGCGCTTGAATCGCCATTTCTTCCACAAACAG CATCTCTGCATGGTGTTCGAGCCACTGGCCATGAATTTGCGTGAGGTGTTAAAGAAATACGGCAAGAATGTCGGGTTGCACATCAAAGCTGTGCGCAGCTACACTCAGCAACTGTTTTTAGCCCTCAAGCTGCTGAAAAAGACGGGTATCCTGCATGCGGACATCAAGCCGGATAATATTTTAGTCAACGAGAATAATTTGATACTGAAGCTGTgcgactttgggtctgcttcgGCAATAAGTGACAATGAAATTACTCCGTACTTGGTGTCGCGGTTCTATCGATCGCCAGAGATCATTTTGGGAATACCATATGACTATGGAATTGACACTTGGTCTGCTGGTTGCACCATCTACGAGTTATACACGGGAAAGATTTTGTTCAGCGGAAAGAGTAATAATCAGATGCTAAAGTTTTTCATGGACGTGAAGGGCAAGATACCGAATCGTATTGTAAGAAAGGGTCAATTCAGAGAGCAGCACTTTGATCAGAACTGCAATTTCCTCTATCACGAGATAGACAAGCTCACGGAAAGG GAGAAGATTGTTGTGATGCCAGTTGTAAAGCCATCGCGTAGCCTGCAGCAGGAACTGATTGCTGATCAAAATCTGCCCGATGATCAGCATCGCAAGGTCACTCAGCTCAAGGATCTGCTAGAGAACATGTTTGCCCTGGATCCAGCGAAGCGGATCTCCCTCAATCAATCACTAATGCATCCCTTTATTCAGGAGAAAATGTAG
- the LOC108151532 gene encoding uncharacterized protein C3orf38 homolog isoform X1: MPISEVYKNGLRDFLLNEKNTIVLMQLAKSTTKNVCKIKDPEEALDYLIAHVEDIHILLSKRLITRELLFMYVHRRLPGIATNFTKADLVSKVIKYWEQQQTVEPINTPKNEEEYPIHTMARKFGEWFFERFNSDCLSLVDLWNDAALHLTILASDGVSVHECETAPEVLTVLISTRNQFGFVFNPNLTHGGIQGRMDSYGQVLVLSCGTLHTTESCVGVFECVFALLRDPYSENNWKPKRLKCLLKSEVEPRILHSLRECETLQTALALPVPNEELD; this comes from the exons ATGCCCATTTCCGAAGTCTACAAGAACGGTCTCAGAGACTTTTTGCTGAATGAGAAAAACACGATTGTATTGATGCAGTTGGCCAAGAGTACGACAAAAAATGTGTGTAAAATCAAAGATCCTGAGG AAGCCTTGGACTACCTAATAGCACATGTGGAGGACATACACATTTTATTGTCCAAACGTCTCATCACGCGCGAACTTCTGTTTATGTATGTGCACAGACGCTTACCGGGAATAGCCACAAACTTCACCAAGGCGGATTTGGTATCGAAAGTGATCAAATATtgggagcagcagcaaaccGTAGAACCTATTAATACGCCCAAAAACGAAGAGGAGTATCCCATTCACACAATGGCTCGGAAATTCGGCGAATGGTTTTTTGAACGCTTTAATTCTGACTGTCTCAGCCTTGTAGATTTGTGGAACGATGCGGCCTTGCACTTAACAATTTTGGCCAGCGATGGGGTTAGTGTGCACGAGTGTGAGACGGCTCCAGAGGTACTTACAGTACTTATAAGCACAAGAAACCAATTTGGCTTCGTCTTTAATCCAAACCTAACCCACGGTGGAATACAAGGGCGCATGGATTCCTATGGTCAGGTCTTGGTGCTCTCCTGTGGCACTCTTCACACAACCGAGTCCTGTGTTGGGGTTTTTGAGTGCGTGTTTGCACTGTTACGTGACCCCTATTCGGAAAACAATTGGAAGCCCAAGAGATTGAAATGTTTGCTAAAGAGTGAGGTTGAGCCCCGCATCCTCCATAGCCTGAGAGAGTGCGAAACTCTGCAGACAGCTCTGGCACTGCCAGTGCCTAACGAAGAGCTGGACTAG
- the LOC108151531 gene encoding BTB/POZ domain-containing protein 10 — protein sequence MSTTPNSNSSSSNSNNTSVNKQPQQQQHQHQHQLQQQDTYSSDSSSIEENSDEAAEERRRRISKNRSRLQRPLNKSQHTMSSGGAVPKHDGKSPGGASTSGQAAASGGAVGRLVVPPERISMLVDGVRFTVEQSLLTAHPTTMLGTMFGSGFQFVHPNERGEYDVADGISHLVFRAILEYYKSGVIRCPPTVSVPELKEACDYLLIPFDATTVRCQNLRGLLHELSNEGARQQFELFLEDLILPLMVASAQRGDRECHVVVLLEDDMVDWDEEFPPQMGEEYCQTVHSTAMHRFFKYIENRDVAKQVMKDRGLKKIRCGIEGYPTHKEKIRRRPGGRAEVIYSYVQRPFIHMSWEKEEAKSRHVDFQCVKSKSVTNLAEANADPPLELDASGNPIPPIAVVNPNPNNAELAPVPGVGAAAVVAVDEAAGGVVMLNDLEQAVAAVAAGIVDENV from the exons ATGTCAACAACTCCCAATTCCAATAGTAGTAGTAGCAATAGCAACAACACCAGCGTTAAcaagcagccacagcaacaacagcatcagcaccagcaccagctccAGCAACAAGACACATacagcagcgacagcagcagcattgaaGAGAACTCTGACGAGGCCGCCGAGGAGCGGAGAAGGCGCATCTCAAAGAATCGCTCCCGGCTGCAACGCCCTCTGAATAAATCTCAACACACAATGTCCAGCGGAGGAGCCGTACCCAAGCACGATGGCAAGTCCCCAGGAGGAGCCTCAACCAGCGGCCAAGCAGCGGCGTCGGGGGGAGCTGTAGGGCGCCTGGTTGTGCCGCCAGAGCGCATTTCAATGCTAGTGGATGGAGTCCGCTTTACGGTGGAGCAATCTCTGCTCACCGCTCATCCCACCACCATGCTGGGCACCATGTTCGGTTCAGGCTTTCAGTTTGTCCACCCCAATGAGCGAGGCGAATACGACGTTGCAGACGGCATCTCGCATTTGGTGTTTCGAGCAATATTGGAGTACTACAAAAGCGGCGTGATCCGCTGTCCCCCGACTGTTTCTGTTCCCGAGCTGAAGGAAGCCTGTGATTATCTGCTGATACCCTTCGACGCCACTACCGTGCGCTGCCAGAACCTAA GAGGTCTTCTTCACGAGCTCAGCAATGAAGGAGCGCGCCAGCAGTTTGAGCTGTTTCTCGAAGATCTTATACTGCCATTGATGGTGGCCTCAGCACAGCGCGGTGATCGCGAGTGTCATGTGGTTGTGCTTCTCGAAGACGACATGGTCGACTGGGATGAGGAATTTCCACCCCAAATGGGCGAGGAGTATTGCCAAA CCGTTCACAGCACAGCCATGCATCGCTTCTTTAAGTACATCGAGAACCGGGATGTGGCCAAGCAGGTCATGAAGGATCGGGGCCTGAAGAAGATCCGGTGCGGCATAGAAGGTTATCCTACACACAAGGAGAAGATTCGGCGACGTCCAGGCGGGCGAGCCGAGGTCATTTATAGCTATGTCCAACGCCCCTTCATCCACATGTCCTGGGAGAAGGAGGAAGCCAAGAGTCGTCATGTCGATTTCCAGTGCGTCAAATCGAAATCCGTTACGAATCTCGCAGAAGCAAACGCCGATCCTCCCTTAGAATTGGATGCAA GTGGAAATCCTATTCCGCCAATTGCTGTGGTCAATCCGAACCCAAACAATGCAGAGCTTGCACCCGTGCCTGGAGTTGGTGCCGCTGCAGTGGTCGCCGTGGACGAGGCAGCCGGTGGGGTTGTGATGCTCAACGATTTGGAACAAGCAGTcgcagctgttgctgctggcatCGTGGATGAGAATGTGTGA